A section of the Armatimonadota bacterium genome encodes:
- a CDS encoding CocE/NonD family hydrolase produces MTSTLALAMMIQGGFASQYDAYEYSIPMRDGVKLYTVAWVPKDLTGKSPLLMERTPYGAGSPSSGPRRRSVYLTEKKYIYVYQDVRGKGKSEGDFLNTRPMRKAGVVFDETTDTYDTVDFLVKNVPKNNGNVGLWGISYPGFYAGIGAVNNHPALKAVEPGAPVSDWFLGDDCHHNGALFLQETFDFVGGFDVPRGGQRPTIDRGTKSAYQFYLDTGALPNFDRLHYKGLIPYWTKELMAHDTYDAYWKDRSLTRNFKNVKCAVMTVGGFFDKEDLWGALNLYQAGEKQNRTDNYLVMGPWLHGGFSRGTGASLGQVKFYQNTAEFFGEKIELPFFEKYLNGKTSATAEANIFETGANKWHTFAEWPPKGLKEKSVYFDGRKSLEWLPENQPGSDSYVSDPANPTPYLEDWQNSKRAPGDWLIHNQAWAEKRGDVLTYKSAPLVQDVQIIGKPTADLWIKTTGTDCDLVVKIIDQFPTSTTETTAGADEKSMAGFQMMVRSDIFRAKFRKSFEKPIPIKPGEPTKVKFDLNETMHTFRKGHQIVVQVQSSWFPIADRNPNKFMNIHEASDTDFQKATISLLWGGKYGSRIIFRQLPK; encoded by the coding sequence ATGACTTCGACATTAGCTCTTGCGATGATGATTCAGGGAGGCTTCGCTTCCCAGTACGACGCTTACGAATACTCAATCCCCATGCGAGACGGCGTGAAACTCTACACCGTCGCCTGGGTGCCAAAGGATCTCACCGGCAAATCGCCACTCCTCATGGAGCGAACTCCATACGGCGCAGGCTCCCCCAGTTCCGGTCCGCGCCGTCGGTCGGTCTATCTTACTGAGAAGAAGTACATTTACGTCTATCAGGACGTTCGCGGAAAGGGCAAGAGCGAAGGCGACTTTCTGAACACCCGACCGATGCGAAAAGCGGGAGTGGTCTTTGACGAGACGACGGATACCTATGACACTGTCGACTTCTTAGTTAAGAACGTTCCGAAAAACAATGGCAACGTTGGGCTCTGGGGCATCTCTTATCCGGGCTTCTACGCGGGCATCGGAGCCGTGAACAACCATCCAGCATTGAAGGCGGTCGAACCAGGAGCACCAGTGAGCGACTGGTTCCTCGGTGACGACTGCCACCACAACGGAGCTTTGTTCCTCCAGGAAACCTTCGACTTCGTCGGCGGCTTCGACGTGCCCCGCGGCGGTCAGCGACCGACGATAGATCGAGGCACAAAATCGGCCTACCAGTTCTATCTGGATACCGGAGCTTTGCCAAATTTTGACAGGCTGCACTACAAGGGTCTGATTCCCTACTGGACAAAGGAATTGATGGCGCACGACACCTACGACGCCTACTGGAAGGATCGTTCACTTACTCGCAACTTCAAGAATGTCAAATGTGCGGTAATGACCGTCGGCGGGTTCTTTGATAAAGAGGACCTCTGGGGGGCGCTTAACCTCTATCAGGCGGGCGAAAAGCAAAACCGCACGGACAACTACCTTGTCATGGGACCATGGTTGCATGGAGGATTCTCTCGCGGAACTGGAGCATCGCTTGGACAAGTGAAGTTCTATCAGAACACGGCGGAGTTCTTCGGTGAGAAGATCGAGCTTCCCTTTTTTGAAAAGTATCTCAACGGAAAGACTTCTGCCACCGCAGAAGCAAACATCTTTGAGACCGGAGCGAATAAATGGCACACGTTTGCCGAGTGGCCACCGAAAGGTCTGAAAGAGAAATCGGTCTACTTCGATGGTCGAAAGTCGCTTGAGTGGCTACCAGAGAATCAACCAGGCTCTGACTCATACGTGAGCGATCCTGCAAACCCGACACCGTACTTGGAGGACTGGCAAAACAGCAAGCGAGCACCTGGTGATTGGCTCATTCATAACCAGGCTTGGGCCGAAAAGCGGGGAGATGTACTGACATACAAGTCTGCTCCGCTCGTTCAAGATGTTCAGATCATCGGAAAGCCAACTGCTGACCTATGGATCAAAACCACAGGAACGGATTGCGATTTGGTTGTCAAGATCATCGACCAATTCCCTACTAGTACCACTGAGACAACCGCTGGTGCGGACGAGAAATCGATGGCGGGATTCCAAATGATGGTTCGATCAGACATCTTCCGCGCTAAGTTCCGAAAGTCGTTCGAAAAGCCGATACCCATCAAGCCGGGCGAGCCAACGAAAGTAAAGTTTGATCTCAACGAAACGATGCACACCTTCCGAAAGGGTCACCAGATCGTTGTTCAAGTTCAAAGTAGCTGGTTCCCGATTGCCGATCGCAACCCGAACAAGTTCATGAACATCCATGAGGCAAGTGACACGGATTTCCAGAAGGCAACGATTTCACTGCTCTGGGGTGGAAAGTACGGCTCAAGGATTATCTTCCGACAGTTACCCAAATGA
- a CDS encoding BMP family ABC transporter substrate-binding protein, whose translation MCQFTSPTQVVVVPEMSMKRILFALLGASLVFALAGCTGGSTDSTSSSPSSSSAPATDAGGKKLRIGMVFDSGGRGDKSFNDSAYAGLEKAQKELGVEVQTVDSKAEKDYSINLTTLAEQKFDVIFAIGITQGEALTAVAPKFPDVKFAIVDATVEAPNVRSLLFSEEQGSYLAGYAAGLATKANKIGFVGGKKIPLIEKFEAGYKAGAMAANPKVEMLPSKYTESWDDTQLGKESAKSLFNAGADIVYHAAGRCGVGVIAAAKEAGKLAIGVDSNQDDQAPGFVLTSMIKRVDESVFQTIKDIKDGSFTAGSKVYDLASNGVGLSDFKNTKDKIGEDNLKKIEAVKADIVAKKITVPTKL comes from the coding sequence ATGTGCCAGTTTACCTCGCCGACGCAAGTCGTTGTCGTACCTGAGATGAGTATGAAAAGGATTCTGTTTGCCCTCCTGGGAGCTTCGCTGGTCTTCGCTTTGGCCGGATGCACCGGAGGTTCCACTGACTCGACAAGTTCGAGTCCTTCGTCGTCTTCCGCTCCAGCCACCGACGCAGGAGGAAAGAAGCTCCGCATCGGAATGGTTTTCGATAGCGGCGGACGAGGCGACAAGTCCTTCAACGACTCGGCCTACGCCGGACTAGAGAAGGCCCAAAAGGAACTTGGCGTCGAGGTTCAGACCGTTGACAGCAAGGCCGAAAAGGATTATTCGATCAACCTGACAACCCTAGCCGAGCAAAAGTTTGACGTCATTTTCGCGATCGGAATCACCCAAGGCGAAGCCCTGACGGCAGTTGCGCCAAAGTTTCCTGATGTGAAGTTTGCGATCGTGGATGCCACTGTTGAAGCACCAAACGTCCGTTCTCTTCTTTTCAGCGAGGAGCAGGGAAGTTACCTGGCCGGGTACGCCGCTGGACTAGCGACCAAGGCTAACAAGATTGGTTTTGTCGGAGGCAAGAAGATCCCTCTCATTGAGAAGTTTGAGGCTGGCTACAAGGCAGGCGCAATGGCCGCCAATCCGAAAGTCGAAATGCTACCGAGCAAGTACACCGAAAGCTGGGACGACACGCAGCTTGGTAAAGAGTCTGCGAAATCGCTCTTTAATGCGGGCGCGGACATCGTTTACCACGCAGCAGGACGCTGCGGCGTAGGCGTCATTGCGGCGGCTAAAGAAGCCGGAAAGCTTGCAATCGGAGTGGACAGCAACCAGGATGATCAAGCTCCTGGTTTCGTCCTCACCTCAATGATTAAGCGAGTCGATGAGTCGGTTTTCCAGACGATCAAAGACATCAAGGACGGCTCGTTCACCGCCGGATCGAAGGTTTACGACCTCGCTTCAAACGGTGTCGGCCTGAGCGATTTCAAGAACACCAAGGACAAGATTGGCGAAGACAATCTTAAGAAGATTGAGGCTGTGAAGGCAGACATCGTTGCTAAGAAAATCACGGTTCCGACCAAACTCTGA
- a CDS encoding ATP-binding cassette domain-containing protein has product MKFGVLSALNDISVAFRPGEVHAVVGENGAGKSTLMNVLAGFLTPSTGVVELDGVRLEGSASRRANGIQMVHQHFRLVPAFSVAENLRLGLLASKGDVEDAERTAEELGWELQLPARCENLGVGERQRIEILKALSSSPRVVIFDEPTAVLTENEVEGLLNTLRALAERGLTVILIAHKLVEVFSVADQITVLRNGLFRGTFKASESSPKQIAVEMVGASLATSNPSRADHKGIFECHSLMVDGQCPIVDLNLAVGFGEVLGIGGVDGNGQVELAEALAGVRSFRGSMTEVDSVGYVPQDRQNDGLALSMSIEENLEIAATLLTADSAIRDYEIKALSGKSTVNALSGGNQQKVVLARELSRNPQLLVVVNPTRGLDVKASTFVLNQIGEAAVRGAAVVLISTDRDEIAAISHRTLYLSKGRLLQTSAEALSA; this is encoded by the coding sequence ATGAAGTTTGGGGTACTGAGTGCTCTCAACGACATTTCTGTAGCGTTCAGGCCCGGTGAAGTACATGCCGTTGTTGGTGAAAACGGGGCAGGGAAGTCCACTTTGATGAACGTCCTCGCCGGGTTTCTAACGCCGAGTACTGGAGTTGTCGAGCTGGATGGTGTGCGTCTCGAAGGATCGGCTTCGCGACGGGCCAATGGCATCCAGATGGTTCACCAACATTTCCGATTAGTACCGGCATTTTCGGTTGCCGAAAATTTGCGTCTCGGACTCCTCGCCTCCAAGGGTGATGTTGAAGACGCCGAACGGACCGCGGAAGAACTCGGCTGGGAGCTACAATTGCCCGCGCGGTGCGAAAATCTGGGGGTTGGAGAGCGGCAGAGAATCGAAATTCTCAAGGCATTATCGTCGTCGCCAAGAGTCGTGATCTTTGATGAACCTACGGCGGTGTTGACAGAGAATGAAGTTGAGGGGCTTCTGAATACCCTTCGTGCGCTTGCCGAAAGAGGGCTGACGGTGATCTTGATTGCTCACAAGCTTGTGGAGGTGTTTTCGGTGGCAGATCAGATCACTGTTTTGCGAAACGGCTTGTTTCGAGGCACATTCAAGGCATCTGAATCGTCTCCGAAACAAATTGCGGTAGAGATGGTCGGCGCAAGTCTCGCTACTTCTAACCCTTCGCGAGCTGATCACAAAGGGATCTTTGAGTGCCACTCCCTGATGGTTGACGGACAATGTCCGATTGTGGATTTGAACCTTGCTGTCGGCTTCGGTGAAGTACTCGGAATTGGTGGTGTGGATGGAAACGGCCAAGTTGAACTTGCGGAAGCTCTCGCGGGAGTACGGAGTTTTCGTGGCTCAATGACCGAGGTGGACTCGGTGGGTTACGTGCCTCAGGATAGACAAAACGATGGTCTGGCCCTTTCGATGTCGATCGAAGAGAATCTTGAAATTGCCGCTACTCTATTGACCGCTGACTCAGCCATACGGGACTACGAGATCAAGGCTTTAAGCGGAAAGTCAACGGTGAATGCCCTGTCAGGTGGGAACCAGCAAAAAGTGGTTCTTGCTCGAGAATTATCCCGCAATCCTCAGCTTCTTGTTGTCGTGAATCCGACCAGGGGCTTGGATGTGAAAGCGTCCACGTTTGTGCTCAATCAAATCGGTGAGGCCGCTGTTCGTGGTGCAGCAGTGGTATTGATCTCGACAGATCGGGACGAGATCGCAGCAATTTCACACCGAACGCTTTACCTTTCCAAAGGAAGACTACTTCAAACATCAGCTGAGGCCCTGTCCGCATGA
- a CDS encoding PPK2 family polyphosphate kinase — protein sequence MPKVQPGDKVDLNKFDAADRGKFSEEEVIAKLAKLTERVSALQELMFAAGQTSLLIVLQGRDTSGKDGTIRHLLKFMNAQATRIAPFKVPTPVEIGHDFLWRIHQQTPMKGETVIFNRSHYEDVLVVRVHDIAPKEVWSKRYEHINNFEQLLADSGTIVLKFFLHISKDEQEERLIERGNDPIKSWKLSVGDWKEREFWDSYSEAYEDALAKCSTENAPWTVVPANHKWYRNYVITKAICEALEPFETLWRAKLAKLSEQMKAEVAEFRNSKA from the coding sequence ATGCCCAAAGTTCAACCCGGCGACAAAGTAGACCTCAACAAGTTTGACGCCGCCGATCGCGGCAAGTTTTCGGAAGAGGAAGTGATTGCCAAGCTGGCAAAACTGACCGAAAGGGTCTCCGCACTGCAAGAACTCATGTTTGCCGCAGGGCAGACTTCCTTACTCATCGTGTTGCAGGGCCGGGATACGAGCGGTAAGGACGGCACCATTCGCCACCTCCTCAAGTTCATGAATGCTCAAGCAACCAGGATCGCCCCGTTCAAGGTCCCAACGCCGGTAGAGATTGGACATGATTTCTTGTGGCGCATCCACCAGCAAACTCCGATGAAAGGTGAAACCGTAATCTTCAACCGATCGCACTACGAGGATGTCTTAGTCGTACGCGTTCACGATATCGCCCCGAAAGAGGTCTGGAGCAAGCGGTACGAGCACATTAACAACTTTGAGCAGCTCCTTGCTGACTCCGGAACGATCGTTCTCAAGTTCTTTCTGCACATCAGCAAAGATGAGCAAGAAGAACGGCTGATCGAGCGGGGGAATGACCCGATCAAGTCGTGGAAACTCTCGGTTGGTGACTGGAAGGAACGTGAGTTCTGGGACTCCTACTCCGAGGCGTATGAAGATGCGTTGGCAAAGTGTTCAACCGAGAATGCACCTTGGACGGTCGTCCCTGCAAACCACAAATGGTATAGAAACTACGTTATCACCAAGGCAATCTGCGAGGCACTAGAGCCGTTTGAAACCCTGTGGCGAGCCAAGTTGGCCAAGTTGAGCGAACAGATGAAGGCGGAAGTGGCTGAGTTTAGGAATTCTAAGGCTTAA
- a CDS encoding BMP family protein, whose product MSIPPKTVTTADRADDGASTDRLRAAQLIPSLTGVVVLPVEAVVEVVEVVLVVEVVDVVDVVDVVPVVPPPPPPHAMSSAQRITKRIGTKRDITTMMLDLLAIQQGDQRRIRDMRSFLALLMACALLISGCGSGETASNQPSESSPKSDFKVALLTPGPVNDSGWSAMAYEGLEAIKTDLGAETSNQVAQGNDIKEAMRSYAQKGYSLVFGHGFEYNEPGVQVAKDFPDTVFVSSSGSATAKNAGAIRFYLEQSFYIAGVLAAQTSKSGTVGMVGGPDVPSIRSTFKAFRAGAEASKPGIKVLEVFTGKNDDVAAARQVAEAMIKNGADVLIHQANAAAQGVFTACKDGKAWALGANLNQNDNDSGIVIASATISARAAFLEVAKLVKDKKFDGNVVQLGMEKGAIDFVFNDKLKSKLPEAAIKAVEETKANILNGKLIVPKDKF is encoded by the coding sequence GTGTCGATTCCCCCAAAGACTGTCACGACCGCCGATAGAGCGGATGATGGGGCATCTACGGATCGACTACGGGCCGCCCAGTTGATTCCTAGCTTGACAGGCGTCGTGGTACTGCCTGTCGAAGCGGTTGTCGAAGTCGTGGAAGTCGTGCTTGTGGTGGAAGTTGTAGATGTTGTTGACGTCGTCGATGTTGTTCCGGTAGTGCCTCCACCTCCGCCCCCACATGCGATGAGTAGCGCACAGAGGATCACGAAAAGGATCGGAACCAAACGGGACATCACAACTATGATGCTCGATTTACTCGCAATTCAGCAGGGTGATCAGCGTAGAATCAGGGACATGAGATCCTTCTTGGCTCTGCTAATGGCATGTGCACTGTTGATTTCTGGTTGTGGTAGCGGCGAAACCGCGAGCAACCAACCTTCTGAGTCTTCTCCTAAATCTGACTTCAAAGTAGCATTACTGACGCCGGGGCCAGTGAACGACTCCGGTTGGTCTGCGATGGCATATGAGGGACTCGAGGCGATCAAGACCGACCTCGGCGCCGAAACGAGCAACCAAGTTGCTCAAGGCAACGATATCAAAGAAGCCATGAGGAGCTATGCCCAAAAGGGTTACTCCCTAGTGTTCGGTCACGGCTTTGAGTACAACGAACCAGGAGTTCAAGTCGCTAAGGACTTCCCGGACACCGTTTTCGTCTCTTCTTCTGGAAGTGCAACTGCCAAGAACGCTGGAGCAATTCGTTTCTACCTCGAACAGTCGTTTTATATTGCCGGAGTCCTCGCCGCCCAAACAAGCAAGAGCGGTACGGTGGGAATGGTGGGCGGGCCCGATGTGCCAAGTATTCGATCTACCTTCAAAGCGTTTCGGGCCGGAGCTGAGGCATCAAAACCCGGCATCAAAGTTCTCGAAGTTTTCACCGGAAAGAATGACGATGTTGCTGCAGCTCGCCAAGTGGCGGAAGCTATGATCAAGAACGGCGCGGACGTTTTGATTCACCAAGCAAATGCGGCTGCCCAAGGAGTGTTCACGGCATGCAAGGATGGGAAAGCTTGGGCGCTTGGCGCCAATCTGAACCAAAACGATAACGATAGTGGAATCGTTATTGCCAGCGCAACAATTTCTGCCAGAGCCGCTTTCCTAGAGGTCGCAAAGCTCGTAAAGGATAAAAAATTTGACGGCAACGTGGTTCAGCTTGGAATGGAGAAGGGTGCGATCGACTTCGTCTTCAATGACAAGCTTAAAAGCAAACTGCCCGAAGCCGCGATCAAAGCGGTTGAAGAGACCAAAGCAAATATTCTCAACGGAAAGCTAATCGTTCCAAAAGACAAATTCTGA
- a CDS encoding sensor domain-containing diguanylate cyclase, with translation MATAFLEREGFTVKTRSFEEFKDFSQEGFYFYLVHDQGSPAENGQLNLSSANRLGHFVLVWTSEEQELAWYNAGADQVVVGVPDDRWLAKVHFIAKLLDERHQWQETEEKFTRAHEDLHATVESLEFASRRFEALFNGLPVACFTFDAQGLVHEWNGLATETFGIEAYEAFFNTVWTVLDPDETGAWSQEKVDKLFASNKSIEFDWQFRRPDETEVHLACKVVCLTNRRGEVIAAVAGNLDITERVLSQRKIDEQMREIKNYMKVMERQRLKLQDANRQLRRLAVTDGLTGLMNRRRFNELLEETLDRAIRQDHKFSLLLFDIDHFKALNDNFGHQAGDEILILFAKILNTTARRYERPARYGGEEFAIILDNCDAAAAQLAAERFRAAILAETWPHRAITASVGCSTFTGVESARGMIEQSDEALYHSKRTGRNRVTHYRDLTEDQLKAA, from the coding sequence ATGGCAACCGCATTCCTCGAACGAGAAGGATTCACTGTCAAAACAAGAAGTTTTGAAGAATTCAAAGACTTCTCTCAAGAAGGGTTCTACTTCTATCTGGTTCACGACCAAGGATCGCCCGCCGAAAACGGTCAATTGAATTTGTCTTCGGCCAATCGGTTAGGGCATTTCGTCCTGGTATGGACTAGCGAAGAACAGGAACTCGCTTGGTACAACGCAGGCGCCGATCAAGTGGTGGTCGGGGTGCCCGATGATCGTTGGCTTGCCAAGGTTCACTTCATCGCCAAATTGTTGGACGAACGACATCAGTGGCAAGAGACGGAGGAGAAATTCACGCGAGCCCACGAGGATTTGCATGCGACAGTTGAAAGTCTAGAGTTTGCATCTCGACGTTTCGAGGCGCTATTCAACGGTCTGCCGGTTGCGTGCTTCACCTTCGATGCTCAAGGACTGGTTCACGAGTGGAACGGACTCGCCACCGAAACGTTCGGCATCGAGGCCTACGAAGCCTTTTTTAACACCGTTTGGACCGTTCTAGATCCCGACGAAACAGGAGCGTGGAGTCAGGAAAAGGTCGACAAACTCTTTGCCAGCAACAAGAGTATCGAGTTCGATTGGCAGTTCCGCCGTCCAGATGAGACCGAGGTCCACTTGGCCTGCAAAGTCGTTTGCCTTACAAACCGAAGAGGCGAAGTCATCGCCGCAGTCGCTGGAAACTTGGACATCACAGAACGCGTTCTGTCTCAGCGCAAAATCGACGAGCAAATGCGAGAGATCAAGAATTACATGAAGGTCATGGAGCGTCAACGGCTCAAGCTCCAAGATGCCAACCGACAGCTGCGACGGCTGGCAGTTACCGATGGCCTTACTGGCCTGATGAACCGACGCCGGTTTAACGAGCTACTTGAAGAGACTCTTGATCGCGCAATTCGGCAGGACCACAAGTTCTCCCTGTTGTTGTTCGATATCGATCACTTCAAGGCTCTGAATGACAATTTCGGACACCAAGCGGGAGACGAGATTCTCATCCTATTTGCAAAGATTCTCAATACGACGGCAAGACGCTACGAGCGACCTGCTCGGTACGGTGGAGAGGAATTTGCAATCATTTTGGATAACTGTGACGCGGCTGCCGCACAGCTTGCGGCTGAGCGATTCCGCGCAGCAATCTTGGCCGAAACTTGGCCACACCGGGCGATCACGGCCTCGGTCGGATGTTCGACGTTCACAGGGGTAGAAAGCGCTCGCGGGATGATCGAACAGTCCGACGAAGCTCTCTACCATTCAAAGCGAACGGGTCGAAATCGTGTAACCCATTATAGGGATCTCACTGAAGACCAGCTCAAAGCTGCGTAA
- a CDS encoding polysaccharide deacetylase family protein, with protein sequence MILPSQFALGTAQLTPVLTYHDIIRKRDSKSLWFDCTVDEFREQLAFLRKRNASFVSVDQLRISLSTGRPLPKNAICITFADNYLGFYKHAWPILKRERIPVAQFVHTDFVGSPVGRPKMSWKELTELDQSGLVTIGSQTCSHPADLTKLSDSQLKHELEDSKKKLELKLGHTVTTIAYPNGKFDSKVANAARKANYLIGFTENLAPAQKRLDMWRVPRYVHTKYQRAWKECFGKS encoded by the coding sequence ATGATTCTCCCTTCCCAGTTCGCTCTTGGTACGGCGCAGTTGACCCCGGTATTGACCTATCACGACATCATTCGTAAGCGAGATTCAAAGAGTCTTTGGTTTGACTGCACTGTTGACGAGTTCCGCGAACAACTCGCCTTCCTCCGCAAGCGAAATGCCAGTTTCGTATCTGTCGACCAGCTTCGGATCTCACTGAGCACGGGCCGCCCGCTTCCCAAGAACGCGATCTGCATCACGTTTGCAGATAACTATCTGGGCTTTTACAAGCACGCTTGGCCGATTCTCAAGAGGGAAAGAATCCCAGTCGCCCAGTTTGTTCACACTGACTTCGTCGGCAGCCCGGTTGGAAGGCCGAAGATGTCCTGGAAAGAGTTGACTGAGCTTGACCAGAGTGGTCTCGTAACCATCGGTTCCCAAACTTGCTCGCATCCGGCTGATCTCACCAAACTCAGCGATTCTCAACTCAAGCACGAACTTGAAGATTCAAAGAAGAAGCTGGAGCTGAAGTTGGGTCACACGGTCACAACAATTGCATATCCAAATGGAAAGTTTGATTCAAAGGTAGCCAATGCTGCTAGAAAAGCCAACTATCTCATTGGGTTCACGGAGAATCTTGCTCCAGCTCAAAAGAGACTTGACATGTGGAGAGTGCCGAGATATGTTCATACAAAATATCAGCGTGCTTGGAAAGAATGTTTTGGTAAATCCTAA
- a CDS encoding dicarboxylate/amino acid:cation symporter — protein MAAYKRIPLFVKIIISLLIGAVLGHAWHSGFGPLVSLTEATGITGESFKWIADIVLRVLRLLATPLIFTAVIGSIVGANITGRKAGKLMWLLMSNTVVAILVGLLVANIARPGDHLRNVFTEKGAAPEKEPYNIWNHLLDSIPTDFVSPFQKNDIIGIILIAIAFGIAMRLLLHSEQPALKSTIEHFQKTLNAFFQLTSKILHWVFELVPLAVFAVVTRVVATKGLESLAGMGVWVLSVVFALLVMGGFYLLRMSLSSRISPMVFLKGGKDAFFMAFSTASSAATLPVTYRCATENLKIKDENASMGIMVGGTFNHDGTALYEAMAALFIAQGIGMHLPVGQQVIVVIMSVIASVGAAGIPEAGLVTMLAVFKAVNLPVEYIPLLLTVDWFLDRCRTTINVMGDMASTAILEGREPVTAG, from the coding sequence ATGGCGGCGTACAAGCGCATTCCCCTTTTTGTAAAGATCATCATCTCGCTCCTGATCGGCGCGGTGCTGGGTCATGCGTGGCACTCGGGCTTCGGTCCGCTGGTCAGTTTGACCGAAGCAACGGGAATTACAGGCGAATCGTTCAAGTGGATTGCCGATATTGTTCTGCGTGTTTTGCGTCTACTTGCAACTCCTCTGATCTTTACAGCCGTCATTGGGTCAATTGTCGGAGCAAACATCACAGGTCGCAAAGCCGGAAAGCTGATGTGGCTCTTGATGAGCAACACCGTTGTCGCGATTCTAGTCGGGCTGCTCGTCGCCAACATTGCCCGACCGGGTGACCACCTTCGAAACGTTTTCACCGAGAAAGGTGCTGCCCCGGAAAAGGAACCCTACAACATCTGGAACCACTTGCTGGACTCCATTCCCACCGACTTTGTCTCACCATTCCAAAAGAACGACATCATTGGCATTATCCTCATCGCAATCGCGTTCGGTATCGCAATGAGGCTACTTCTACACTCCGAGCAGCCAGCGCTCAAGTCAACCATCGAGCACTTCCAAAAGACGCTCAACGCCTTCTTCCAGCTCACTTCTAAGATCCTGCATTGGGTTTTTGAATTGGTGCCGCTTGCCGTCTTTGCGGTGGTCACCCGTGTGGTCGCAACTAAGGGACTTGAGAGCCTCGCCGGGATGGGCGTTTGGGTTCTCAGCGTGGTTTTTGCGTTGCTGGTGATGGGAGGGTTCTACTTGCTCCGAATGTCGCTGTCCAGCCGCATCTCACCTATGGTCTTCCTAAAGGGTGGCAAAGACGCATTCTTCATGGCGTTCTCTACCGCGTCTTCCGCGGCGACTCTGCCCGTCACTTACCGATGCGCCACCGAGAATCTCAAGATCAAGGACGAGAACGCAAGCATGGGAATTATGGTTGGCGGAACCTTCAACCATGACGGAACTGCTCTGTACGAGGCGATGGCCGCCCTCTTCATCGCCCAGGGAATCGGTATGCACCTGCCTGTCGGCCAGCAGGTGATCGTTGTCATCATGTCAGTCATTGCGAGCGTCGGCGCCGCCGGAATCCCCGAGGCCGGCCTTGTCACGATGCTAGCCGTCTTCAAAGCCGTCAACCTCCCCGTTGAGTACATCCCTCTCCTTCTCACCGTCGACTGGTTCCTTGACCGTTGCCGTACGACCATCAACGTGATGGGCGACATGGCGTCGACTGCGATTCTTGAAGGGCGGGAGCCAGTTACGGCAGGTTGA
- a CDS encoding histidine phosphatase family protein codes for MRLYLVRHGRTDYNVNHLAQGHIDVPLDEVGTSQAIKVAEFFVRHPVQRMISSDSQRASETARLASVALGIPLETSILLRERSLGELEGAPLTTLVKAWDAACSEGQSRFRVKPHGAESAYEVMERIESITADLHLDTRSTAIFTHGMTKEVILCRLLGAPVEVSRSFRFDNASITELRWAQDVWVLEKFNNTDHLR; via the coding sequence ATGAGGCTCTACCTCGTTCGCCATGGCAGGACAGACTACAATGTGAACCACCTTGCTCAAGGGCATATCGATGTGCCCTTGGATGAGGTTGGAACCAGCCAAGCGATCAAGGTCGCTGAATTCTTTGTTCGTCATCCGGTTCAAAGAATGATCTCTTCTGATAGCCAGCGGGCCTCGGAAACTGCTCGGTTGGCCAGCGTTGCTCTTGGAATCCCACTTGAAACGAGCATACTGCTCCGAGAACGCTCGTTGGGTGAACTTGAAGGCGCCCCGTTGACTACCTTGGTCAAAGCGTGGGATGCCGCATGTTCGGAAGGTCAGAGCCGCTTTAGAGTCAAGCCGCACGGCGCAGAGAGCGCTTACGAAGTGATGGAGCGAATCGAATCGATCACCGCTGATCTTCATCTGGACACCCGCTCGACAGCGATCTTCACCCATGGGATGACCAAGGAGGTGATTCTTTGCCGGCTTCTTGGAGCGCCCGTGGAGGTCAGTCGCTCGTTCCGTTTTGATAATGCTTCAATCACTGAACTTCGCTGGGCTCAGGATGTCTGGGTTCTGGAGAAGTTCAACAACACGGATCACTTGCGATGA